A portion of the Nitratidesulfovibrio termitidis HI1 genome contains these proteins:
- a CDS encoding CBS domain-containing protein has product MLYVGDLMSTGLFTLKKTDSLRAARSLMQLARIRHIPIVDAKGDFQGLLTHRDILSATISRFAGVDEAVQNEIDAGIPVGEIMRTDVVRVHPDTLLRDAAELLLHHKYGCLPVTEGDRLVGIVTEADFLKLTISLLDAVEHP; this is encoded by the coding sequence ATGCTCTACGTCGGCGATCTCATGTCCACCGGGCTCTTCACCCTGAAGAAGACCGATTCGCTCCGGGCGGCCCGCTCGCTGATGCAGCTGGCCCGCATCCGGCACATTCCCATCGTGGATGCCAAGGGCGACTTTCAGGGGTTGCTGACCCACCGCGACATCCTGTCCGCCACCATCTCGCGCTTCGCCGGCGTGGACGAGGCGGTGCAGAACGAGATCGACGCAGGTATTCCCGTGGGCGAGATCATGCGTACCGACGTGGTGCGCGTGCACCCCGACACCCTGCTGCGCGATGCCGCCGAACTGCTGTTGCACCACAAGTACGGGTGCCTGCCCGTGACCGAGGGCGACAGGCTGGTGGGCATCGTGACCGAGGCGGACTTCCTGAAGCTGACCATCAGCCTGCTGGATGCCGTCGAACACCCCTAG
- the tsaD gene encoding tRNA (adenosine(37)-N6)-threonylcarbamoyltransferase complex transferase subunit TsaD, with protein sequence MLCLGIETSCDETALALVRDGVVIADVMSSQADVHALFGGVVPELASREHYRLIGALCDEVLRRAGVTAADIDVVAVARGPGLLGSLLVGMGFAKGLALATGARLVGVNHLHAHLLAAGIAEEMPYPALGLLVSGGHTHIYRMESPRHMPLLGRTLDDAAGEAFDKVAKQLGLAYPGGRTIDELGRKGTVTPAMFPRPYVDNDNLDFSFSGLKTAAGLVVQANPALIKAARAVADGSAGAAGSVNGTSNLVQPELPDMAALYDMCASFNHAVADTLRIKLERALVRENGPLPGTPAAPARKKRKKGAAVATDAGQTALSDQAALSGRAALSGRAASPDQAACAAGAGQGGPAPGPRRAPVRALVAAGGVAANSYVREALGDLARRAGLPLLLPSPALCTDNGIMVAHAGWRLASLGLGHGLALEAIPRGRSIPDDFTMFRSV encoded by the coding sequence ATGCTCTGTCTCGGCATAGAAACCTCGTGCGATGAAACCGCGCTGGCGCTCGTACGCGACGGCGTGGTCATTGCCGACGTCATGTCCTCGCAGGCCGACGTGCACGCCCTGTTCGGCGGGGTGGTGCCGGAACTGGCCTCGCGCGAGCACTACCGGCTCATCGGCGCCCTGTGCGACGAGGTGCTGCGCCGCGCAGGCGTGACCGCTGCCGACATCGACGTGGTGGCCGTGGCGCGCGGGCCGGGCCTGCTGGGCAGCCTGCTGGTGGGCATGGGCTTTGCCAAGGGGTTGGCACTGGCCACCGGCGCGCGGCTGGTGGGGGTCAACCACCTGCACGCCCACCTGCTGGCGGCGGGCATTGCCGAAGAGATGCCGTATCCCGCGCTGGGCCTGCTGGTGTCCGGCGGACATACCCACATCTATCGCATGGAATCGCCGCGCCACATGCCCCTGCTGGGGCGCACCCTGGACGACGCTGCGGGCGAGGCCTTCGACAAGGTGGCCAAGCAACTGGGCCTGGCCTATCCCGGCGGGCGCACCATCGATGAACTGGGCCGCAAGGGCACGGTGACCCCCGCCATGTTTCCCCGGCCCTACGTCGACAACGACAACCTCGATTTCAGCTTCAGCGGACTGAAGACCGCCGCCGGGCTGGTGGTGCAGGCCAACCCCGCGCTGATAAAGGCCGCACGCGCCGTGGCGGATGGTTCGGCAGGTGCGGCGGGTTCCGTCAACGGCACGTCTAATCTGGTCCAGCCGGAATTGCCCGATATGGCAGCCCTGTACGACATGTGCGCCTCGTTCAACCACGCCGTAGCCGACACCCTGCGCATCAAGCTGGAGCGCGCCCTGGTGCGCGAAAACGGTCCGCTGCCCGGCACGCCCGCCGCACCGGCCAGAAAGAAGCGGAAAAAGGGTGCAGCGGTTGCCACGGATGCCGGTCAGACCGCATTGTCGGACCAGGCAGCACTGTCGGGCCGGGCCGCACTGTCGGGCCGGGCCGCATCGCCGGATCAGGCTGCCTGTGCAGCAGGTGCAGGGCAGGGCGGTCCGGCCCCCGGTCCTCGCCGCGCCCCCGTACGGGCGCTGGTGGCTGCCGGCGGCGTGGCCGCGAACTCGTATGTCCGTGAAGCGCTTGGCGATCTTGCCCGGAGGGCGGGCCTGCCACTGCTGTTGCCGTCGCCCGCACTGTGCACGGACAACGGCATCATGGTGGCCCATGCGGGCTGGCGGCTGGCGTCCCTTGGGCTGGGGCACGGCCTTGCACTGGAGGCCATCCCGCGCGGGCGCTCGATTCCCGATGATTTCACCATGTTCCGCAGTGTATAG
- a CDS encoding Mrp/NBP35 family ATP-binding protein encodes MSSCSTCPSARNKAETGKPSAGMAIQDEIISSTLGRIRYKLFIMSGKGGVGKSSVTVNTAAALAARGYKVGILDVDIHGPSVPNLLGLRAGIEADERGGLLNPAKYNDNLFVISMDSLLKDRDTAVLWRGPKKTAAIRQFVSDVNWGDLDFLLIDSPPGTGDEHMTVLKTIPDALCVVVTTPQEISLADVRKAINFLQYAQANVLGVVENMSGLYCPHCGGEISLFKKGGGRELAEKCGLPFLGAVPLDPATVVAADRGVPVVMLEEDSRAKQGFLELADNIAAASENSLEAVASTHA; translated from the coding sequence ATGTCCTCGTGCAGCACCTGCCCCTCGGCCAGGAACAAGGCCGAAACGGGCAAGCCCAGCGCCGGCATGGCCATTCAGGACGAGATCATCTCCTCCACGCTGGGGCGGATCAGATACAAGCTCTTCATCATGAGCGGCAAGGGCGGGGTGGGCAAAAGCTCCGTCACCGTGAACACGGCGGCGGCCCTGGCCGCGCGGGGCTACAAGGTGGGCATCCTGGACGTGGACATCCACGGTCCCAGCGTGCCCAACCTGCTGGGCCTGCGTGCGGGCATAGAGGCCGACGAACGTGGCGGCCTGCTGAACCCTGCGAAATACAACGACAACCTGTTCGTCATTTCCATGGATTCACTGCTCAAGGACCGCGACACGGCGGTGCTGTGGCGCGGCCCCAAGAAGACGGCGGCCATCCGTCAGTTCGTGTCCGACGTGAACTGGGGCGACCTGGACTTTCTGCTCATCGATTCCCCCCCCGGCACCGGCGACGAGCACATGACCGTGCTGAAGACCATCCCCGATGCCCTGTGCGTGGTGGTGACCACCCCGCAGGAAATCTCGCTGGCCGACGTGCGCAAGGCCATCAACTTCCTGCAATACGCCCAGGCCAACGTGCTGGGTGTGGTCGAGAACATGAGCGGCCTGTACTGTCCGCATTGCGGCGGAGAAATTTCGCTGTTCAAGAAGGGCGGGGGGCGCGAACTGGCCGAAAAGTGCGGCCTGCCTTTCCTTGGCGCCGTACCGCTGGATCCGGCCACCGTGGTGGCTGCCGACCGGGGCGTGCCCGTGGTGATGCTGGAAGAGGATTCGCGCGCCAAGCAGGGCTTTCTGGAGCTGGCCGACAACATCGCGGCCGCGTCCGAGAACAGCCTGGAAGCCGTGGCCAGCACCCACGCCTGA
- a CDS encoding tetratricopeptide repeat protein: MKAKIEWYQEVLELEPSSKVFFPLARLLAENGQPDDAIATLRQGLDRHPEFIEARLFLIELLHSSHRDDLRDGEVGKLARLLGAYPGFWDAWSACLAAGDKGRDTALALAFLAASFRSGTQGALSWTSVIEHGLRAMLGGNGTDPAPATHPAATPVGPSAIVESGMPGMHDATAVPHETLGHAPLSRAAAHADGDEEERAAGAPDAPSAPTDVDATTSDALDAQDEEEEHFSLRTRSMAQVLAEQGDLRGALDIYEELMAASGSDEERADIASVIQELTNRLKSAGEGSQRQQATDEGQPLQGKHKLIHMLESLAERLEARAQG; the protein is encoded by the coding sequence ATGAAGGCAAAAATTGAGTGGTATCAAGAGGTACTTGAACTCGAACCGAGTTCTAAGGTCTTTTTTCCGCTCGCCCGCCTGCTGGCTGAAAACGGCCAACCCGATGACGCCATAGCCACCCTGCGTCAGGGGCTTGACCGCCATCCCGAATTCATCGAAGCCCGCCTTTTCCTCATAGAACTCCTGCATTCCAGTCACAGGGACGACCTGCGCGACGGCGAAGTGGGCAAGCTGGCCCGCCTGCTGGGCGCGTATCCCGGCTTCTGGGATGCCTGGAGCGCCTGCCTGGCCGCCGGGGACAAGGGCCGCGACACCGCGCTGGCCCTGGCCTTTCTGGCGGCCTCGTTCCGTTCCGGCACCCAGGGCGCTCTTTCGTGGACATCCGTCATCGAGCACGGGCTGCGCGCCATGCTGGGCGGCAACGGCACGGATCCCGCGCCCGCCACGCATCCGGCGGCGACCCCCGTCGGGCCTTCCGCCATAGTCGAATCCGGCATGCCTGGCATGCATGACGCAACCGCCGTTCCGCACGAAACCCTCGGACACGCACCGCTTTCGCGTGCGGCTGCCCACGCCGATGGCGATGAAGAAGAACGTGCAGCCGGTGCACCAGACGCGCCATCTGCGCCAACTGATGTTGACGCGACCACTTCCGATGCACTGGACGCCCAAGACGAGGAAGAAGAACATTTTTCGCTGCGCACCCGCTCCATGGCGCAGGTGCTTGCCGAGCAGGGCGACCTGCGCGGCGCCCTTGACATCTACGAGGAACTGATGGCCGCCTCGGGCAGCGACGAAGAGCGCGCCGACATCGCCAGCGTGATCCAGGAACTCACCAACCGCCTCAAGTCCGCGGGGGAGGGAAGCCAGCGGCAGCAGGCGACCGACGAGGGGCAGCCCCTTCAGGGCAAGCACAAGCTCATCCACATGCTCGAATCGCTGGCCGAACGCCTGGAGGCGCGCGCCCAGGGATAG
- the fbp gene encoding class 1 fructose-bisphosphatase: MPEVTVTEHLLLHQKRSPAATGQFTTLLNDLILSAKIIARSVNKAGLLDVLGGTGEVNVQGENVQKLDEFANRVLIYRMERSGALCAMGSEENADVIRVSEKLVRGDYILIFDPLDGSSNIDVNINVGTIFSILRRKSPSGDDATMEDVLQAGAEQVAAGYILYGPSTMLVYSTGQGVHGFTLDPTVGEFLLSHPDIRIPERGKIYSVNESYWHYWDDATREAVGYFKGTDNERGKPYSLRYVGSLVADFHRTLLYGGIFMYPMDQRDPQKPQGKLRLQCEASPLAFLAEQAGGLATDGTGRILDITPQVLHERVPLFIGSRRDVQAVTDIYTRRAG; the protein is encoded by the coding sequence ATGCCAGAGGTCACCGTTACCGAGCATCTGCTGCTGCACCAGAAGCGTTCGCCCGCAGCCACCGGCCAGTTCACCACCCTGTTGAACGACCTCATCCTGTCCGCCAAGATCATCGCCCGCAGCGTGAACAAGGCGGGGTTGCTGGACGTTCTGGGCGGCACCGGCGAGGTCAACGTGCAGGGCGAGAACGTGCAGAAGCTGGACGAATTCGCCAACCGTGTGCTCATCTACCGCATGGAACGCTCCGGCGCGCTGTGCGCCATGGGCTCGGAAGAAAACGCCGACGTCATCCGCGTGTCCGAAAAGCTCGTCCGGGGCGACTACATCCTCATCTTCGACCCGCTGGACGGCTCGTCCAACATCGACGTGAACATCAACGTCGGCACCATCTTTTCCATCCTGCGCCGCAAGTCGCCTTCGGGCGACGACGCCACCATGGAAGACGTGCTGCAGGCAGGCGCCGAGCAGGTGGCCGCGGGCTACATCCTGTACGGCCCCTCCACCATGCTGGTGTATTCCACCGGCCAGGGCGTGCATGGCTTCACCCTGGACCCCACCGTGGGCGAATTCCTGCTTTCGCACCCCGACATCCGCATCCCCGAGCGGGGCAAGATATACTCCGTCAACGAATCCTACTGGCACTACTGGGATGACGCCACCCGCGAGGCCGTCGGCTACTTCAAGGGCACCGACAACGAACGCGGCAAGCCCTATTCCCTGCGCTACGTGGGCTCGCTGGTGGCGGATTTTCACCGCACCCTGCTGTACGGCGGCATCTTCATGTACCCCATGGACCAGCGCGACCCGCAAAAGCCGCAGGGCAAGCTGCGTCTGCAGTGCGAAGCCTCGCCCCTGGCCTTTCTGGCCGAGCAGGCAGGCGGCCTTGCCACCGACGGCACGGGCCGCATCCTGGACATCACGCCCCAGGTGCTGCACGAACGCGTGCCCCTGTTCATCGGCTCGCGCCGCGACGTGCAGGCCGTGACCGACATCTACACCCGTCGCGCAGGGTAG
- a CDS encoding YqaA family protein gives MRLFSRLLDRLWAAAASRGAVRMLVLVSFTESVFFPLPPDLLLIPMALAARERALRLAAICLAASVAGGIVGYFVGMFFMDVVGMPIVRFYGLQEQYHAVKAWYDTYSAWAVAVAGLTPVPYKLCTLTAGAFRIDFPTFLLASVVSRGLRFFVIAGLIYLFGERVRHFLERRFDLVLLGTLVLGVLGFVAIKFLN, from the coding sequence ATGCGCCTTTTCTCCCGCCTTCTCGACCGGCTGTGGGCCGCCGCCGCATCACGCGGCGCCGTGCGCATGCTGGTGCTGGTCTCGTTCACCGAATCGGTCTTCTTTCCCCTGCCGCCGGATCTGCTGCTGATTCCCATGGCCCTGGCCGCGCGTGAACGCGCGTTGCGCCTGGCCGCCATCTGCCTTGCGGCTTCCGTGGCGGGCGGCATCGTGGGCTATTTCGTGGGCATGTTCTTCATGGACGTGGTCGGCATGCCCATCGTGCGCTTTTACGGCCTGCAGGAGCAGTATCACGCCGTGAAGGCGTGGTACGATACCTACAGCGCCTGGGCCGTGGCCGTGGCCGGGCTCACCCCGGTGCCGTACAAGCTGTGCACGCTCACCGCCGGGGCCTTCCGCATAGATTTTCCCACCTTCCTGCTGGCCTCGGTGGTCAGCAGGGGGCTGCGCTTTTTCGTCATCGCCGGGCTCATCTATCTGTTCGGTGAACGGGTGCGCCACTTTCTGGAACGCCGGTTCGACCTCGTGCTGCTGGGCACGCTGGTGCTCGGCGTGCTGGGCTTCGTGGCGATCAAGTTCCTGAACTGA
- a CDS encoding protein-L-isoaspartate(D-aspartate) O-methyltransferase has translation MLDMKRNRERMVKQQIETRGITDPAVLAAMRSVPRHLFVQEALRAQAYEDHPLPIGHGQTISQPFIVALMSQIIEPQPGLRVLEIGTGSGYQAAVLAEMGMDVYTVERIRELHAAARDLLRTLKYRKVRLKLDDGTLGWPEAAPYDRILVTAGGPEVPLPLIEQLADPGILVIPVGSSKRMQELVVVRKQGGRVVRESKGGVAFVDLVGTHGWRG, from the coding sequence ATGCTCGACATGAAGCGCAACCGTGAGCGCATGGTGAAACAGCAGATCGAGACGCGCGGCATCACCGACCCGGCCGTCCTTGCGGCCATGCGTTCCGTGCCGCGCCATCTGTTCGTGCAGGAAGCCCTGCGCGCCCAGGCCTACGAGGACCACCCCCTGCCCATCGGGCACGGACAGACCATTTCGCAACCGTTCATCGTGGCGCTCATGTCACAGATCATCGAGCCGCAACCGGGCCTGCGGGTGCTGGAAATCGGCACCGGATCCGGCTACCAGGCCGCCGTGCTGGCGGAAATGGGCATGGACGTGTACACGGTGGAACGCATCCGCGAACTGCACGCCGCCGCGCGCGACCTGTTGCGCACGCTGAAGTACCGCAAGGTGCGGCTGAAGCTGGACGACGGCACTCTGGGCTGGCCCGAGGCCGCCCCCTACGACCGCATCCTGGTCACGGCGGGCGGGCCGGAAGTGCCGCTGCCGCTCATCGAGCAGCTGGCCGACCCGGGCATCCTGGTCATTCCCGTGGGGTCCAGCAAGCGCATGCAGGAACTGGTGGTGGTGCGCAAGCAAGGTGGCCGCGTGGTGCGCGAAAGCAAGGGCGGCGTGGCCTTCGTGGACCTGGTGGGCACCCACGGCTGGCGCGGCTGA
- a CDS encoding FtsB family cell division protein, translating to MFWRRLLIGLSLALNVVLLYRLVWSDQGMVAYKMLKQQCTAMEARLKDLDTRNLALSREIRLLQADGKYVEKMIRKRLNFVKDNEILYIFPETQAEAATPGAGSDEGKN from the coding sequence ATGTTCTGGCGTCGCCTGCTCATCGGCCTTTCCCTGGCCCTCAACGTTGTTCTGCTGTATCGCCTTGTCTGGAGCGACCAGGGCATGGTGGCGTACAAGATGCTGAAGCAGCAGTGCACCGCCATGGAGGCCCGGCTGAAGGATCTCGACACCCGCAACCTGGCCCTCAGCCGCGAAATACGGCTCTTGCAGGCGGACGGAAAATATGTCGAAAAGATGATCCGCAAGCGGTTGAACTTCGTGAAGGACAACGAAATCCTCTACATCTTCCCCGAGACGCAGGCGGAAGCGGCCACACCGGGAGCCGGATCTGATGAAGGCAAAAATTGA
- a CDS encoding PDC sensor domain-containing protein encodes MQRVNKAACLLLALGVLLATGCKHEAKEYWKDTRRYYREYLNTPAKLDLEDKGEVAPAEARLAEGFAGIDIQLRALERALENSDRKPDTAWAKQMFQRFPWISGLAAVDHDGNVMAQQPEASMKPLDFTPLLKEDAKQNMRALRSYVQDTPMGPEVYVGVPVYSGTDFRGLVIAHFDIRALLPYSSRPADLMIAAPGQVMWPGRFDAQATPIASTDWGAVLTKDVYGTVANTNGEFYWVSRYLGNLPLVFAVPEAGSFPEKPEQLGILKQAAALGSASNPNEPVTEIQPAYPELDESEGSILTKPAPQASDDQKVKEEAIR; translated from the coding sequence GTGCAGCGAGTCAACAAGGCCGCCTGTCTGCTGCTCGCGCTGGGCGTGCTGCTGGCGACGGGGTGCAAGCACGAGGCCAAGGAGTACTGGAAGGACACCCGCCGGTACTACCGCGAATATCTGAATACCCCCGCCAAGCTCGACCTTGAGGACAAGGGCGAGGTGGCGCCCGCCGAAGCCCGCCTGGCCGAAGGCTTTGCCGGAATCGACATCCAACTGCGCGCGCTTGAACGCGCCTTGGAAAACAGCGACCGCAAGCCCGACACCGCGTGGGCCAAGCAGATGTTCCAGCGCTTTCCGTGGATCAGCGGCCTGGCCGCCGTGGACCACGATGGCAACGTCATGGCCCAGCAGCCCGAAGCGTCCATGAAGCCGCTGGATTTCACCCCGTTGCTGAAGGAAGACGCCAAGCAGAACATGCGCGCCCTGCGCAGCTACGTGCAGGATACCCCCATGGGGCCCGAAGTGTATGTGGGCGTGCCCGTGTACTCCGGCACCGACTTCCGGGGGCTGGTCATCGCCCATTTCGACATCCGCGCGCTGTTGCCGTATTCGTCGCGCCCGGCGGACCTGATGATCGCCGCGCCCGGCCAGGTCATGTGGCCGGGCCGCTTCGACGCGCAGGCCACTCCCATCGCTTCCACCGACTGGGGCGCCGTGCTCACCAAGGACGTCTACGGCACCGTTGCCAACACCAACGGCGAGTTCTACTGGGTGTCGCGCTACCTCGGCAACCTGCCGCTGGTGTTTGCCGTGCCCGAGGCTGGCAGCTTTCCCGAAAAGCCGGAACAGCTCGGTATCCTCAAGCAGGCCGCCGCGCTGGGTTCGGCCAGCAACCCCAACGAGCCCGTGACGGAAATCCAGCCCGCCTACCCCGAACTTGACGAATCCGAGGGCAGCATCCTGACCAAGCCCGCGCCGCAGGCGTCGGACGATCAGAAGGTCAAGGAAGAAGCCATCCGATAA
- the pgsA gene encoding CDP-diacylglycerol--glycerol-3-phosphate 3-phosphatidyltransferase, producing the protein MFNLANRITLARIFIVPAIVALLMFPGRITCLAAVVLFALASATDVIDGHIARRSNMVTSFGKFLDPLADKILIGSVMIMLVELGWIAGWIAIVIIARELMVTGLRAVAADEGLVIAADKFGKMKTVMQMLALVPLMLHYQWFGLDPNPAGQFMLYIALFLTVFSGFNYLYTFYGNWLKDGAGRA; encoded by the coding sequence ATGTTCAACCTTGCCAACCGCATAACGCTGGCGCGCATCTTCATCGTGCCCGCCATCGTCGCGCTGCTGATGTTCCCGGGCCGCATCACCTGCCTGGCAGCCGTGGTGCTGTTCGCGCTGGCCTCGGCCACCGACGTCATCGACGGGCACATCGCGCGGCGCTCGAACATGGTGACCAGCTTCGGCAAGTTCCTGGACCCGCTGGCCGACAAGATCCTCATCGGCTCGGTGATGATCATGTTGGTGGAACTGGGCTGGATTGCCGGGTGGATCGCCATCGTCATCATCGCGCGCGAACTGATGGTCACCGGCCTGCGCGCCGTGGCCGCCGATGAAGGGCTGGTCATTGCAGCGGACAAGTTCGGCAAGATGAAGACCGTCATGCAGATGTTGGCGCTGGTGCCGCTGATGCTGCACTACCAGTGGTTCGGGCTGGACCCCAACCCGGCAGGGCAGTTTATGCTTTACATCGCGTTGTTTCTCACGGTATTTTCAGGCTTCAACTACCTGTATACATTTTACGGAAACTGGCTCAAGGATGGCGCCGGACGGGCCTAG